From a single Alloactinosynnema sp. L-07 genomic region:
- a CDS encoding DUF3558 domain-containing protein, whose translation MPLVAVVLVLASCTSEAPGTPTTAPATSTDAPTSTSAPTTKPSGDLPANGAPKVDTSVDPGGFLKKPCLAFTEAQRKELGLADGEQRRAPLGEECNWRSNGGGSAHLSFLEGNPHGLSGTYAANKDGRLKYFEPTEVGGQPAVFASPDDARTKGACVLLVGMSDKLVFSMTVQQSPDKVGTGDPCQVTARVAGMALTTIKAG comes from the coding sequence TTGCCGCTCGTCGCCGTTGTGTTGGTTCTTGCCTCTTGCACCTCGGAGGCGCCGGGAACCCCGACCACCGCACCTGCCACTTCGACGGATGCCCCAACCTCGACATCGGCGCCGACCACCAAGCCGTCGGGAGATCTGCCTGCCAACGGTGCGCCAAAGGTCGACACCTCGGTCGATCCTGGCGGATTCCTCAAGAAGCCCTGCCTCGCGTTCACCGAAGCCCAGCGGAAAGAACTCGGGCTTGCCGATGGCGAGCAGCGCCGAGCACCCCTTGGCGAGGAGTGCAACTGGCGGAGCAATGGCGGTGGCAGTGCCCACCTCAGCTTCCTGGAAGGCAACCCGCACGGGCTGAGCGGCACCTACGCTGCCAACAAGGACGGGCGTCTCAAGTACTTCGAGCCCACCGAGGTCGGCGGACAACCCGCTGTATTCGCGAGCCCCGATGACGCGCGTACCAAGGGTGCGTGCGTGCTTCTGGTCGGTATGTCGGACAAGTTGGTCTTCTCGATGACCGTCCAGCAGTCACCCGACAAGGTGGGGACTGGGGATCCGTGTCAAGTGACGGCGCGGGTGGCTGGGATGGCGTTGACGACTATCAAGGCGGGTTAG
- a CDS encoding HNH endonuclease signature motif containing protein has protein sequence MFTTDLAESDIATMGDVEVLDLLRQVERQRAALDPVAVRALARMAELRPDRDAGGHRFAGAEVGAALMWTPAQAATRVAVAARLVTRFPDTVRALAAGRIDLPKAAFLSEVTATLDDQQATTVEQWILDRTEHKTIERWRQALRAKKDRVDPDGADRRREQRRAERRVDFHPADDGMAHLDIYDTGERLRAIFLLTDRMARTARAQGAAQPLSALRADALFDLVFGVGTQNQITVELQVAVPYSVLLGANIGGVLDGYGPVPNIAIKELITDHGASWRRIITDPAGKVLEVSNRRHPGTDLARHVRLRDRTCRFTGCHRPAASCELDHTIQHSHGGTTDHNNLACLCPLHHKLKDQPGWSLHQPSPGRLVWTTPTGWQHTVTQDPLIDFDGPPRQSRTRAAPAALDPHPSDRHAMNLQRRPVSARETPNPP, from the coding sequence ATGTTCACCACCGATCTCGCCGAGTCCGACATCGCCACGATGGGCGACGTCGAGGTGCTCGATCTGCTCCGGCAGGTCGAGCGGCAGCGGGCGGCGTTGGACCCGGTGGCGGTCCGGGCACTGGCCAGGATGGCCGAACTGCGCCCGGACCGGGACGCAGGCGGACACCGCTTCGCAGGCGCCGAGGTCGGCGCGGCCCTGATGTGGACACCCGCCCAGGCCGCGACTCGGGTCGCGGTGGCGGCGCGGCTGGTGACGCGGTTCCCCGACACCGTGCGCGCGTTGGCTGCCGGCCGCATCGACCTGCCGAAAGCCGCCTTCCTGTCCGAGGTGACAGCCACTTTGGACGATCAGCAAGCCACCACCGTCGAGCAGTGGATCCTCGACCGCACCGAACACAAAACCATCGAACGCTGGCGACAGGCGCTACGAGCCAAGAAGGATCGGGTCGACCCCGACGGCGCCGACCGCCGCCGTGAGCAACGCCGAGCCGAGCGCAGGGTCGACTTCCACCCCGCCGACGACGGCATGGCCCACCTCGACATCTACGACACCGGCGAACGACTCCGCGCGATATTCCTGCTCACCGACCGGATGGCACGCACCGCACGAGCCCAAGGCGCCGCCCAACCGCTCAGCGCGCTACGCGCCGACGCCCTGTTCGACTTGGTGTTCGGCGTGGGGACTCAGAATCAGATCACCGTCGAGCTACAGGTCGCGGTCCCCTACTCGGTCCTACTGGGCGCCAACATCGGCGGCGTCCTGGACGGCTACGGGCCGGTGCCCAACATCGCCATCAAGGAACTGATCACCGACCACGGCGCAAGCTGGCGAAGGATCATCACCGACCCGGCAGGCAAAGTCCTCGAGGTCAGCAACCGCCGCCACCCCGGCACCGACCTGGCCCGCCATGTCCGCTTGCGCGACCGCACCTGCCGCTTCACCGGCTGCCACCGCCCCGCCGCGTCCTGCGAACTCGACCACACCATCCAACACAGCCATGGCGGCACCACCGACCACAACAACCTGGCCTGTCTCTGCCCCCTGCACCACAAACTCAAAGACCAACCCGGCTGGTCCCTCCACCAACCAAGCCCCGGACGACTCGTATGGACCACACCCACCGGCTGGCAACACACCGTCACCCAAGACCCACTAATCGACTTCGACGGTCCCCCACGACAGTCGAGAACACGAGCCGCGCCAGCAGCGCTCGACCCGCACCCTTCTGACCGCCACGCCATGAACCTTCAGCGTCGACCCGTTTCAGCCCGTGAAACGCCTAACCCGCCTTGA
- a CDS encoding DUF5753 domain-containing protein, with product MAGLLALYGVTGADRKRLLEMAENLDARAWVEPHEDVLRLRSALMAFEGRARSLLNFSAGVVPGLLQTPAYARALHSVAGVTGEQQDEMVETRMDRQTVLTKVACPQYVAIIDEAVFRRGYGGAEVMVQQIDWLIGRAQQPNISIHVIPFRHGGYACPGPFSMLGFADMPPLVFWEHGGLSGFLDASADTDLFQDAAARLMRFALGSADSVNFMTRMAADYERG from the coding sequence GTGGCGGGGCTGTTGGCGCTCTACGGCGTGACAGGGGCAGACCGCAAGCGCCTGCTTGAGATGGCGGAGAACCTGGACGCGCGGGCTTGGGTGGAGCCGCACGAGGACGTGCTACGCCTGAGGTCTGCGTTGATGGCCTTCGAGGGGCGGGCCCGATCGTTGCTCAACTTCTCGGCCGGTGTTGTGCCAGGGCTGCTCCAGACGCCCGCTTACGCACGGGCGTTGCATTCCGTCGCCGGTGTCACGGGTGAACAGCAGGACGAGATGGTTGAGACGCGGATGGATCGGCAAACCGTGCTCACCAAGGTGGCTTGTCCGCAGTACGTCGCCATCATCGATGAGGCTGTCTTTCGGCGGGGCTATGGCGGAGCGGAGGTGATGGTGCAGCAGATCGACTGGCTGATTGGTCGAGCGCAGCAGCCCAACATCAGCATCCACGTGATTCCCTTCCGGCACGGTGGTTACGCCTGTCCTGGGCCGTTCTCGATGCTGGGGTTCGCCGATATGCCGCCGCTTGTCTTTTGGGAACACGGCGGACTGTCAGGCTTCCTGGACGCGTCCGCGGACACGGACTTGTTCCAAGATGCGGCTGCTAGGCTGATGAGGTTCGCACTGGGATCCGCCGATTCGGTGAACTTCATGACCAGGATGGCGGCCGACTACGAGCGGGGCTGA
- a CDS encoding MBL fold metallo-hydrolase — MHRIPLPLPNDGLHAVNVYAIATSEGLVLIDSGWALAEARDLLESALGGIGFGFEDITRFLITHSHRDHYTLAVEVRRLFGTRIAVGIGEQANFEAIIEGQVEAQFADMISWGAVELAEKLRPVFAKTDHDAVKRVYELPDEWIPGAQDIVIGDRVLRAIPTPGHTRGHLVFADPEAGLLFSGDHVLPHITPSIGFEPARAELPLGDYLDSLRLVRAMPDMRMMPAHGPVSDSVHTRVDELLVHHDVRLAATLEAVRDGAVTAWDAAHKLSWTSRGRRFDELDTFNRTLAVGETAAHLDVLVVRGELKSSTVDGVVEYLPLEQ, encoded by the coding sequence GTGCATCGGATTCCGTTGCCGCTGCCCAACGACGGCCTCCACGCGGTCAACGTCTACGCCATCGCGACCTCCGAAGGTCTGGTGCTGATCGACTCCGGGTGGGCGTTGGCCGAGGCCCGTGACCTGCTCGAATCCGCCCTCGGCGGCATCGGTTTCGGGTTCGAGGACATCACCCGCTTCCTCATCACCCACTCCCATCGGGACCACTACACCCTCGCCGTCGAGGTTCGGCGGTTGTTCGGGACGCGGATCGCGGTGGGGATCGGGGAGCAGGCGAACTTCGAGGCGATCATCGAAGGGCAGGTCGAGGCGCAGTTCGCCGACATGATCAGTTGGGGCGCGGTCGAGTTGGCCGAGAAGTTGCGGCCGGTGTTCGCCAAGACCGACCATGACGCGGTCAAGCGGGTCTACGAACTGCCCGACGAGTGGATTCCCGGAGCCCAGGACATTGTCATCGGCGACCGAGTGTTGCGGGCCATCCCCACGCCCGGGCATACGCGGGGGCACCTTGTCTTCGCCGACCCGGAAGCCGGGCTGCTGTTCTCGGGCGACCACGTGTTGCCGCACATCACGCCGTCCATTGGGTTTGAGCCCGCGCGGGCCGAGTTGCCGCTGGGCGACTACCTGGACTCGTTGCGGCTGGTCCGGGCGATGCCGGACATGCGCATGATGCCCGCGCACGGGCCGGTCAGCGACAGTGTCCACACGCGCGTCGACGAGTTGCTTGTCCACCATGACGTTCGGCTCGCGGCGACGCTGGAAGCCGTCCGCGATGGGGCGGTGACCGCCTGGGATGCCGCGCACAAATTGTCTTGGACCAGTCGGGGGCGCAGGTTCGACGAGCTTGACACCTTCAACCGGACCCTGGCCGTCGGGGAGACCGCCGCGCATCTGGATGTCCTGGTGGTGCGGGGCGAACTCAAGTCGTCCACTGTGGACGGTGTGGTGGAGTACCTCCCGTTAGAACAGTGA
- a CDS encoding methylated-DNA--[protein]-cysteine S-methyltransferase, with protein sequence MTESGYAQFDTELGQCGVTWGPTGITGVRLPPATGTPTGTPPPAVSAAIDRMTALMNGDADDLTDVELDLSGLPEFNLKVYAVARAIPPGQTMTYGEVARAIGLPGSAQAVGQALGRNPCPIIVPCHRVLGADGKMGGFSAPGGSVTKLKMLAIEGAAPGGQPSLF encoded by the coding sequence ATGACGGAATCTGGGTACGCCCAGTTCGACACGGAACTCGGCCAGTGCGGTGTCACGTGGGGACCGACCGGGATCACCGGCGTGCGGCTGCCGCCCGCCACGGGCACGCCCACCGGCACGCCACCGCCCGCGGTGTCGGCCGCCATCGACCGCATGACAGCGCTGATGAACGGCGATGCCGACGACCTGACCGATGTCGAACTCGACTTGTCCGGCCTGCCCGAGTTCAACCTCAAGGTCTACGCCGTGGCCCGCGCCATCCCACCGGGCCAGACGATGACCTACGGCGAAGTCGCCCGCGCCATCGGCTTACCCGGCTCGGCCCAGGCCGTCGGCCAGGCGCTGGGCCGCAACCCGTGCCCGATCATCGTGCCCTGCCACCGGGTTCTTGGTGCCGACGGCAAGATGGGCGGCTTCTCCGCGCCAGGAGGCTCGGTCACCAAACTGAAGATGCTCGCCATCGAGGGCGCCGCCCCTGGCGGCCAGCCGTCACTGTTCTAA
- a CDS encoding rhodanese-like domain-containing protein — MTTEAIAHFRARLAFETDVSDVHAALTASDDFAAGKVDNDKLAGAQVRVNPDAIDFVLIDSRSTVSWDQGHIPGALHLPTAEIATRARDLVPAGTRVVTYCWGPGCNGATRAALAFAELGYPVREMLGGFEYWAREGFAVETASGRTRGEVDPLTAPAHAVACGC, encoded by the coding sequence ATGACAACCGAAGCCATCGCCCACTTCCGCGCCCGCCTCGCCTTCGAGACCGACGTCAGCGACGTGCACGCCGCGCTGACCGCTTCGGACGACTTTGCCGCGGGCAAGGTCGACAACGACAAACTCGCCGGCGCGCAGGTGCGTGTCAATCCGGATGCCATTGACTTTGTGCTGATCGACTCCCGCTCGACGGTCTCCTGGGACCAGGGCCACATCCCCGGCGCGCTGCACCTGCCGACCGCCGAGATCGCCACGCGGGCCCGTGACCTCGTCCCGGCGGGAACCCGCGTCGTCACCTACTGCTGGGGTCCAGGCTGCAACGGCGCGACCCGGGCCGCGCTCGCGTTCGCCGAACTGGGCTACCCGGTGCGGGAGATGCTCGGCGGTTTCGAGTACTGGGCCCGCGAGGGTTTCGCGGTCGAGACGGCGTCGGGCCGCACCCGCGGCGAGGTCGATCCGCTGACCGCGCCCGCGCACGCGGTGGCCTGCGGCTGCTGA
- a CDS encoding helix-turn-helix domain-containing protein, with protein sequence MPTVSVLAYPGMSVFELGIVTEVFGLPRPELDVDWYRLTVCAERGAVPVIGGAVLNSAFGLDDLAAADTVIIPGVADVRGHCSPGLLDALRQAHKRGARLVSICSGAFALAEAGLLDGRRAATHWRYAELLAARFPEVMVDADVLYVDEDDEVLDNRVGQESFSDLGERPVVGRVLTSAGSAAGLDLCVHIVRRDFGAAVANAIARRLVVPPHREGGQAQFIESPVAAPEDDAVTASMAWAMANLTEPITVAGLASRAHLSTRSYLRRFKDSSGTSPIRWLIAQRVQASLPLLETSDLAVAEIAAAVGFDSPVTYRHHFTRSLRTSPSAYRKAFRG encoded by the coding sequence ATGCCCACCGTGAGCGTCCTGGCCTACCCGGGCATGTCCGTGTTCGAACTCGGCATCGTGACCGAGGTCTTCGGCCTGCCCAGGCCCGAACTCGACGTCGACTGGTACCGCCTGACCGTCTGCGCCGAGCGCGGCGCGGTCCCGGTGATCGGCGGCGCGGTGCTGAACTCGGCCTTCGGGCTGGACGACCTCGCCGCCGCCGACACCGTGATCATTCCCGGCGTCGCCGACGTCCGCGGCCACTGCTCGCCCGGCCTGCTGGACGCCCTTCGCCAGGCGCACAAGCGCGGCGCTCGGCTCGTGTCGATCTGCTCCGGCGCGTTCGCCCTGGCCGAGGCCGGTCTGCTGGACGGCCGCCGCGCCGCGACGCACTGGCGCTACGCCGAGCTGCTGGCCGCCCGGTTCCCCGAGGTGATGGTCGACGCGGACGTGCTCTACGTCGATGAGGACGACGAAGTCCTCGACAACCGGGTTGGACAGGAATCCTTCAGCGATCTTGGCGAGCGTCCCGTCGTCGGTCGAGTCCTGACCAGCGCGGGCAGCGCCGCGGGCCTGGACCTGTGCGTCCACATCGTCCGCCGCGACTTCGGCGCCGCCGTGGCCAACGCGATCGCGCGCAGGCTCGTCGTACCGCCGCACCGGGAGGGCGGGCAGGCGCAGTTCATCGAGTCACCGGTCGCCGCCCCGGAGGACGACGCCGTGACCGCCAGCATGGCCTGGGCCATGGCCAACCTGACCGAGCCGATCACCGTGGCGGGCCTGGCCAGCCGGGCACACCTGTCCACCCGGTCCTACCTGCGGCGATTCAAGGACAGCAGCGGCACCAGCCCGATCCGCTGGCTGATCGCGCAGCGCGTGCAGGCGAGCCTGCCGCTGCTGGAGACCTCGGACCTCGCGGTCGCCGAGATCGCCGCGGCGGTCGGCTTCGACAGCCCGGTCACCTACCGGCATCACTTCACAAGATCGCTGCGGACATCGCCGTCGGCGTATCGAAAGGCGTTCCGCGGCTAG
- a CDS encoding winged helix-turn-helix domain-containing protein — protein MATPLLRAPEPTTLSLTVHLTATPDRMPQLTAELVDALSALGTVEATPGVVVPLLRAAPLRVVAPSRQVFWRGREIALTRLEFDLLLFLATRTARVHRRRTLMSEVWHTTYVSERTVDVHVRRLRSKIDSDEALIRTVRGVGYQFADPTLVHVED, from the coding sequence ATGGCAACGCCACTGCTGCGCGCGCCCGAACCGACCACCCTCTCGCTGACCGTCCACCTCACCGCCACGCCCGACCGGATGCCGCAGCTCACCGCGGAACTGGTCGACGCCCTGAGCGCCCTCGGCACCGTCGAGGCGACTCCGGGCGTCGTGGTGCCTCTGCTCCGCGCCGCGCCGCTGCGCGTGGTCGCCCCGTCCCGCCAGGTGTTCTGGCGGGGTCGGGAGATCGCGCTCACCCGGCTGGAGTTCGACCTGCTGCTGTTCCTGGCCACCCGGACCGCGCGGGTGCACCGACGCCGCACCCTGATGAGCGAGGTCTGGCACACGACCTACGTCAGCGAGCGGACGGTCGACGTCCATGTGCGCAGGCTGCGCAGCAAGATCGACTCGGACGAGGCGCTGATCAGGACCGTGCGCGGGGTCGGGTACCAGTTCGCCGATCCGACCCTGGTTCACGTAGAGGACTAG
- a CDS encoding DUF4239 domain-containing protein, which translates to MNIYVAGILWVLGAAAVAAVVAYLVRRIGETDGIVENNEAAGQVFTIVGGLHAVLLAFVLISLFDSVSAAEEGSYREADSLVAASWAADALAEPTRSEVRDLSISYAGTVADQEWPLMVQGNGDPGDDGWRQLDQLRTAVSAATAEDEWQNDQKTEAAAKLWEVYQARQERLNAAGSDGVSSVVWFALVGGSVMSIALPLLFGGPRPRTHILIVSILAGTLSLLLFATHQLQNPYSGGAKIEPAAFESVMARLQ; encoded by the coding sequence ATGAACATCTACGTCGCGGGCATCCTTTGGGTCCTCGGCGCCGCCGCCGTCGCCGCTGTGGTCGCCTACCTCGTCCGTCGGATCGGTGAGACCGACGGCATCGTGGAGAACAACGAGGCCGCGGGGCAGGTGTTCACCATCGTCGGCGGGCTGCACGCCGTGCTGTTGGCCTTCGTGCTGATCTCCCTGTTCGACTCGGTGAGCGCCGCCGAGGAAGGCTCCTACCGCGAGGCCGACAGCCTCGTCGCCGCGTCCTGGGCCGCCGACGCGCTGGCCGAGCCGACCCGCAGCGAGGTCCGCGACCTGTCGATCTCCTACGCGGGCACGGTCGCCGACCAGGAATGGCCGCTGATGGTCCAGGGCAACGGCGATCCCGGCGACGACGGCTGGCGCCAGCTCGACCAGCTGCGCACCGCCGTCAGCGCCGCGACGGCCGAGGACGAGTGGCAGAACGACCAGAAGACCGAGGCCGCGGCCAAGCTGTGGGAGGTTTACCAGGCCCGGCAGGAACGGCTCAACGCCGCGGGCAGCGACGGCGTCAGCTCGGTGGTGTGGTTCGCGCTGGTGGGGGGCAGCGTCATGTCGATCGCCCTGCCGCTGCTGTTCGGCGGGCCGCGCCCGCGCACCCACATCCTGATCGTGTCCATCCTCGCGGGCACGCTGTCGCTGCTGCTGTTCGCCACCCACCAGCTGCAGAACCCGTACAGCGGCGGCGCCAAGATCGAGCCCGCGGCGTTCGAGTCCGTGATGGCACGGCTGCAGTGA
- a CDS encoding S1 family peptidase yields the protein MSRRSLSTTLSLACAAVSIAALATPAAAAPSALDAAADPARLATAEQTLREQLGGAYANSWLDATTGKFVVAVTDANRAGEVRAAGAVAKVVRHSAATLSAVQSTLDARTASVPDSVTGWYVDAPTNQVVVSVLRGDPAGLAWANASGNKAVRVEAVTDAPRPLWNIIGGQAIYFGSGRCSVGFNARNASGTRYVITAGHCTNLGGTVSGTGGTIGPVAGSSFPTNDYGIIRVTSSAAVSTPLVDRYSSGSDVTVAGSTVTPVGGAVCRSGSTTGWRCGTVQAFNQTVNYGGGQIVGGLTRTSACAQPGDSGGSFVSAVVSGRVQAQGMTSGGSGNCTSGGTTFFQPVREAMSAYGLTLYTG from the coding sequence GTGAGTCGACGTTCCCTGAGCACAACCCTGTCCCTGGCCTGCGCCGCGGTGAGTATCGCCGCGCTGGCCACCCCCGCCGCCGCCGCTCCGTCCGCACTGGACGCCGCCGCGGACCCGGCCAGGCTCGCCACCGCCGAGCAAACCCTGCGCGAGCAGCTCGGCGGCGCTTACGCAAACTCCTGGTTGGACGCCACGACGGGCAAGTTCGTCGTGGCGGTCACCGACGCCAACCGCGCGGGTGAGGTCCGCGCGGCGGGTGCGGTGGCCAAGGTCGTCCGGCACAGCGCCGCCACGCTGTCGGCGGTGCAGTCCACTCTGGACGCCCGAACCGCCTCGGTGCCCGACTCGGTCACCGGCTGGTACGTCGACGCCCCGACCAACCAGGTCGTGGTGTCGGTCCTGCGCGGCGACCCGGCCGGTCTGGCCTGGGCCAACGCGTCGGGCAACAAAGCAGTGCGGGTCGAGGCGGTGACCGACGCGCCGCGTCCGCTGTGGAACATCATCGGCGGCCAGGCGATCTACTTCGGCAGCGGCCGCTGCTCGGTTGGCTTCAACGCCCGCAACGCGTCGGGCACCCGGTACGTGATCACCGCGGGCCACTGCACCAACCTGGGCGGCACCGTGTCGGGCACGGGCGGGACGATCGGCCCGGTCGCGGGCTCCTCGTTCCCGACCAACGACTACGGGATCATCCGGGTCACCAGCTCGGCCGCGGTGTCCACCCCGCTCGTCGACCGCTACTCCAGCGGCTCGGACGTGACGGTCGCGGGCTCCACGGTCACCCCGGTCGGCGGCGCCGTCTGCCGGTCCGGCTCGACCACCGGCTGGCGCTGCGGCACCGTGCAGGCGTTCAACCAGACGGTGAACTACGGCGGCGGCCAGATCGTCGGCGGGCTCACCAGGACCAGCGCGTGCGCCCAGCCCGGTGACTCCGGCGGGTCGTTCGTCAGCGCCGTGGTCAGCGGCCGGGTCCAGGCCCAGGGCATGACCTCGGGCGGTTCCGGCAACTGCACCTCAGGCGGGACGACGTTCTTCCAGCCCGTCCGGGAGGCGATGTCCGCCTACGGCTTGACCCTCTACACCGGCTGA
- a CDS encoding helix-turn-helix domain-containing protein: MDGAAYQRVLGRELQQLRVRRKWTRAQLVQRLPGELSAQALASYETGTRSCTVVRFVELCAALDASPHDLLERVHDQVAQTLYPATLRVDLIRLAEVDRPQLAPARGWAHAEVARHAAPARELDLSALESLAALCGLPTVELIRMLREVAPVA, translated from the coding sequence ATGGACGGGGCCGCATACCAACGCGTCCTCGGGCGCGAACTGCAGCAGCTGCGGGTCCGGCGCAAGTGGACCAGGGCGCAACTGGTGCAGCGGCTGCCCGGGGAGCTCTCCGCGCAGGCGCTCGCCTCGTATGAGACCGGCACGCGGTCCTGCACCGTGGTGCGGTTCGTCGAACTGTGCGCCGCACTGGACGCCTCCCCGCACGACTTGCTGGAGCGGGTGCACGACCAGGTGGCCCAGACCCTCTACCCGGCCACCCTGCGCGTCGACCTGATCCGGCTCGCCGAGGTCGACCGTCCGCAGTTGGCACCCGCGCGTGGCTGGGCGCACGCCGAGGTGGCCAGACACGCCGCGCCCGCCCGTGAACTCGACCTCTCCGCCCTGGAATCGCTGGCGGCGCTGTGCGGCCTGCCGACTGTCGAGTTGATACGGATGCTGCGCGAGGTCGCACCCGTGGCGTGA
- the pstC gene encoding phosphate ABC transporter permease subunit PstC: MSQVIVAPDAVGVPPHGDGPRRRVRPSGGADRVFRIGLRLAGGSVLLIMATVGLFLATNGADAFAKGGWSFFTTQAWEPDSINFGIAAVLIGTLLIAAVALAVAFPLALATALFISEYAKGKVKAFATTMIDGMAAVPSVVFGLVGANYLQWEGADIPKWLSIQFGWIPFLSVDGADPDNPLASDSVYATSTFWAGLVVGFMVMPFICSVMREAFSQAPAGEREGAFALGATKWGMIRSVVLPFGRSGAIGGTMLGLGRALGETIAVAMIIPVIFRIQPHILEKGGSSVSALIAQKWGAASPFGLSALMAAGLTLFALTLVVNFGASAIIARSRSGQGSD, encoded by the coding sequence ATGTCACAAGTGATCGTCGCGCCAGACGCCGTCGGCGTGCCGCCGCACGGCGATGGACCGCGCCGCCGGGTTCGCCCCTCCGGCGGCGCCGACCGGGTATTCCGGATCGGGCTGCGCCTGGCGGGCGGGTCGGTTCTGCTGATCATGGCGACGGTGGGCCTGTTCCTCGCCACCAACGGCGCCGACGCGTTCGCCAAGGGCGGCTGGAGCTTCTTCACCACCCAGGCGTGGGAGCCGGACTCGATCAACTTCGGCATCGCCGCGGTGCTCATCGGCACGCTGCTGATCGCCGCGGTCGCGCTCGCGGTCGCGTTCCCGCTGGCCCTGGCGACGGCGCTGTTCATCTCCGAGTACGCCAAGGGCAAGGTCAAGGCGTTCGCCACGACGATGATCGACGGTATGGCCGCGGTGCCCAGCGTGGTCTTCGGTCTGGTCGGCGCCAACTATCTGCAGTGGGAGGGCGCGGATATCCCGAAGTGGCTGTCCATCCAGTTCGGCTGGATCCCGTTCCTCAGCGTCGACGGCGCCGACCCGGACAACCCGCTGGCCAGTGACTCGGTCTACGCCACGTCGACCTTCTGGGCGGGACTGGTCGTCGGGTTCATGGTCATGCCCTTCATCTGCTCGGTCATGCGGGAGGCGTTCTCCCAGGCGCCCGCGGGCGAGCGCGAAGGTGCCTTCGCCCTCGGCGCGACGAAGTGGGGCATGATCCGCAGCGTCGTGCTGCCGTTCGGCCGCAGCGGCGCGATCGGCGGCACCATGCTCGGCCTCGGCCGCGCGCTCGGCGAGACGATCGCCGTCGCGATGATCATCCCGGTGATCTTCCGCATCCAGCCGCACATCCTGGAGAAGGGCGGCTCCTCGGTCTCCGCCCTGATCGCGCAGAAATGGGGCGCGGCGAGCCCGTTCGGTCTCTCGGCGCTCATGGCCGCCGGGCTGACCCTGTTCGCACTGACCCTGGTGGTCAACTTCGGCGCGTCCGCGATCATCGCGCGCAGCCGGTCGGGTCAGGGGAGCGACTGA